A single region of the Saprospiraceae bacterium genome encodes:
- a CDS encoding class I lanthipeptide: MANQKKLSLDKERLVRLQNQQLSGIIGGADGEVNITTNTDATVERLTNAEAASVPGGSCCKKSCS; encoded by the coding sequence ATGGCAAATCAGAAAAAACTTTCATTAGATAAAGAACGATTAGTTCGATTACAAAACCAACAGCTGAGCGGTATCATAGGTGGAGCTGATGGAGAAGTTAACATTACCACCAATACGGATGCAACTGTTGAGCGCCTAACTAATGCCGAAGCGGCATCTGTTCCAGGTGGAAGCTGCTGCAAAAAATCTTGCAGTTAA
- a CDS encoding TonB-dependent receptor, with translation MMKRHYPIIRFWVLTLLMMPSLIWSQQSTVGLSGKVFNKDSQEAIEFASITLLRLPDSTTVSLALTDSVGQYYFERVKPGRYFLYADMLAFQRFQSKELTIESTPQVLDIAMTAQQNLLNEVVVNGLRPPVRVEGAKMIVEVDRLAGASSSSSLEILERVPGVWIDENNTISLNGSANVTVLVNGRQKTLSGQQLANLLESIPANGLKSIEVINGKTVEYDARGSGGIINIVTAKKLSNTYNLSLTNRLILDRYTSSSHNANLNWNTHNMRAYAAMGFNNGNQYARNQSEEIYGELFDNEQTIINTTSNNRTLSRMPSISAGLDYDLGDKTMLGFSGSSYFSRDQKTFAGQSFINHPTATDFSIRQTENTPLRDNLTSLDLYLEHHLDTLGSKLDVSFGYLSGYVKENPLFSNEILDVNGEILTPATPVLASLPLDGHQYSAQIDFKKYFSKHSSIRMGLKYTDGMIENFTSYDTIQNESTIHDYQRSDSLAYAEQVAAAYLAYQHSFGDFTIQAGARVEQTDIKSQSLKIDSTFSIGYTKFFPNLTLSYSANRNFQTSINFNSSIERPNYNYVNPYERYIDAFTSSVGNPALKPEIKYNIRLTSFLMQFLSITLGYTHGQDNIAMTRRLMNDGISTLIIPDNAFDTHFAFASVTAYYVLGKGNRLRGQINTLVLPFIYDVKEEFLSDALYNAREYKLQLGTNNSYKINRECTLEQSFRYARGVRGFQVKTASTWALDLGFQYKAWDGLLTIAANVSDIFNTNDPAGIRFFDQYNSTYQSDLNTRRFTLSTIFNFGKLKKDYQKSTMNEEGAARFRK, from the coding sequence ATGATGAAACGTCATTATCCTATCATTCGATTTTGGGTCCTAACACTTTTAATGATGCCAAGTCTTATTTGGTCTCAGCAATCCACTGTTGGTCTCAGCGGAAAAGTGTTCAACAAAGACTCACAAGAGGCCATCGAGTTTGCTTCTATCACCCTGTTGCGCCTACCCGATTCTACCACCGTGAGCCTTGCCTTGACGGATAGTGTTGGCCAGTATTACTTCGAGAGAGTGAAACCAGGTCGGTATTTCCTATACGCCGATATGCTTGCCTTCCAACGCTTCCAATCTAAGGAGTTAACCATCGAGTCAACTCCTCAGGTATTGGACATTGCGATGACTGCGCAGCAAAACTTGCTCAACGAAGTGGTCGTAAATGGGCTTCGGCCACCAGTCCGCGTAGAGGGGGCAAAAATGATCGTGGAAGTCGACCGTCTCGCAGGGGCCTCCTCCAGCAGCTCCTTGGAAATCCTGGAACGGGTTCCCGGGGTATGGATCGACGAAAACAATACCATCTCGCTGAATGGAAGCGCCAATGTGACCGTCTTGGTTAATGGCCGACAAAAGACCCTTAGCGGCCAGCAACTGGCCAATTTATTGGAATCCATCCCTGCCAATGGCCTCAAGTCCATCGAAGTGATCAATGGAAAAACGGTGGAATATGACGCCAGAGGCTCTGGCGGGATCATCAATATTGTTACGGCAAAAAAATTGAGCAATACCTATAATTTATCCCTCACCAACCGATTGATCCTTGATCGGTACACGAGTAGTAGCCACAACGCTAACCTCAATTGGAATACCCATAATATGCGCGCTTATGCTGCTATGGGCTTCAATAATGGCAATCAATATGCGCGTAATCAATCCGAGGAAATATATGGTGAACTGTTTGATAATGAACAAACTATCATTAATACTACCAGCAACAATAGAACCTTGTCGCGCATGCCTTCTATCTCGGCAGGGCTCGATTATGACCTTGGCGACAAAACAATGCTAGGCTTTAGTGGGAGTTCTTATTTTAGTCGCGACCAAAAAACCTTTGCCGGACAATCTTTTATAAATCACCCAACAGCTACTGATTTTAGCATCAGACAAACAGAAAATACGCCTTTAAGAGATAACCTAACTTCGTTGGATCTCTATTTGGAACACCATTTGGATACCCTTGGTAGCAAGCTGGATGTTTCCTTTGGTTACCTGAGTGGTTATGTGAAAGAAAATCCTCTTTTTAGCAATGAAATACTCGATGTGAATGGGGAAATCTTAACGCCAGCGACACCTGTTTTGGCCTCTCTGCCCTTAGATGGCCACCAATATAGTGCACAGATCGATTTCAAAAAATACTTCAGCAAGCATTCGAGCATTAGGATGGGACTAAAATACACGGATGGGATGATCGAGAACTTTACCTCCTACGATACCATTCAAAATGAATCAACCATCCACGATTACCAAAGGAGTGACAGCCTGGCTTATGCAGAGCAAGTCGCGGCCGCCTACCTGGCCTACCAGCATAGCTTTGGCGACTTTACCATCCAGGCGGGTGCTCGGGTAGAACAGACCGATATCAAAAGCCAGTCTTTGAAAATCGATAGCACCTTTAGCATCGGGTACACTAAGTTTTTCCCTAACCTGACCCTAAGTTATAGTGCCAACCGCAACTTCCAGACCTCTATTAACTTCAACTCCAGTATTGAACGGCCCAATTACAATTACGTAAACCCCTATGAAAGGTACATCGATGCCTTCACTAGCTCGGTCGGAAACCCAGCCCTAAAACCAGAAATTAAATACAATATCCGACTGACCAGTTTCCTGATGCAGTTCCTGTCCATTACGCTCGGGTATACCCATGGCCAAGATAATATTGCCATGACCAGAAGGTTGATGAATGACGGTATTTCAACCTTAATTATTCCAGACAATGCCTTTGATACACATTTTGCCTTTGCCTCGGTGACCGCTTATTATGTGTTGGGCAAGGGAAATAGGCTTCGTGGGCAAATCAATACACTGGTGCTTCCTTTTATCTATGATGTAAAAGAAGAATTCCTGTCAGATGCCTTGTACAATGCCAGAGAATACAAACTACAATTGGGCACCAATAACAGCTACAAAATTAATCGGGAGTGCACCTTGGAACAATCCTTCCGTTACGCCAGGGGGGTCAGGGGCTTTCAGGTAAAGACAGCCTCCACTTGGGCGCTTGATCTGGGCTTCCAATACAAAGCTTGGGATGGGCTGCTCACGATTGCTGCCAATGTCAGCGACATCTTCAATACCAATGACCCTGCCGGTATCCGATTCTTTGACCAATACAACTCGACCTACCAAAGTGATTTGAACACCCGGCGATTTACCTTGTCTACCATTTTCAACTTTGGTAAGCTGAAAAAAGATTATCAAAAAAGCACCATGAACGAAGAAGGTGCTGCCAGGTTCAGAAAATAA